Proteins encoded by one window of Vitreimonas flagellata:
- a CDS encoding aldo/keto reductase, producing the protein MQLRELGRTGVKVSSICLGTMTFGDQTPESDAFAQMDLALARGVNFFDTAEMYSSPPKAETQGNTERVIGAWLKARGGRDKIVLASKVAGRTRDMKWIRPEERLEDGQVRVSRAQIDYAVEQSLKRLQTDYLDLYQVHWPDRLYRGFGFQMYKDYPQDFIAFGDILEALGRHIDKGNIRAIGVSNESPWGVMRYLAESDARGLPRMASIQNAYHLLNRRFETGGLAEVALREQVGLLAYSPLAQGVLTGKYLGGAKPEGSRGKLYNRLQRYEGPGAEEMTVAYVKAAREFGVTPVQLALKFVDTRPWVTSTIIGASTVRQLEEDLAAFDVTWTDDMETRVNALHASHPDPCP; encoded by the coding sequence ATGCAGCTTCGTGAACTTGGCCGCACTGGCGTGAAAGTGTCGTCGATTTGTCTCGGCACCATGACGTTCGGCGATCAGACGCCTGAGAGCGACGCCTTCGCGCAGATGGATCTGGCGTTGGCGCGCGGCGTGAATTTTTTCGACACGGCGGAAATGTATTCGAGCCCGCCGAAAGCGGAGACGCAAGGCAATACCGAGCGTGTGATCGGCGCGTGGCTCAAGGCGCGCGGCGGGCGCGACAAGATCGTGCTCGCGTCAAAGGTGGCGGGCCGCACGCGCGACATGAAATGGATCAGGCCGGAAGAGCGTCTCGAAGATGGCCAAGTGCGCGTCTCGCGCGCGCAGATCGACTACGCCGTCGAGCAGAGCTTGAAGCGTCTGCAGACGGATTATCTCGATCTCTACCAAGTGCATTGGCCGGATCGCCTCTATCGCGGCTTCGGCTTTCAAATGTACAAAGACTATCCGCAAGACTTCATCGCCTTCGGCGACATTCTCGAGGCGCTTGGCCGTCACATCGACAAAGGGAACATCCGTGCGATCGGCGTGTCGAACGAGAGTCCGTGGGGTGTGATGCGCTATCTGGCTGAGAGCGACGCGCGTGGTCTGCCGCGCATGGCGTCGATCCAGAACGCGTACCATTTGCTCAATCGCCGTTTTGAAACCGGCGGCTTGGCGGAGGTGGCGCTGCGCGAGCAGGTGGGCTTGCTGGCGTATTCGCCGCTGGCGCAGGGCGTGCTTACTGGCAAATATCTCGGTGGGGCAAAGCCTGAAGGCTCGCGCGGCAAACTCTATAATCGTCTGCAGCGTTACGAAGGCCCTGGCGCGGAAGAGATGACCGTGGCGTATGTGAAGGCCGCGCGTGAGTTTGGCGTCACGCCAGTGCAGCTTGCGCTCAAATTTGTCGACACGCGCCCGTGGGTGACCAGCACGATTATTGGCGCCAGCACCGTGCGCCAACTGGAAGAAGACCTCGCCGCTTTCGATGTAACCTGGACCGACGACATGGAAACGCGCGTCAACGCGTTGCATGCAAGCCATCCCGATCCTTGCCCCTAA
- a CDS encoding metallopeptidase family protein — MNPLLPPSLDDLERMAQRAWAALPAEFRALAGDVIFRIEDFADEQTLADVGLGDPLELTGLYSGPDLTERSIMDPSPSAPMVMLYRQAILFEWVSHGDVPLDELVEHVLVHEIGHHFGLSDDDMDALSEQADN, encoded by the coding sequence ATGAACCCGCTTTTGCCCCCTTCCCTCGACGATTTGGAGCGCATGGCGCAGCGCGCCTGGGCGGCGCTGCCAGCTGAATTCCGGGCGCTGGCGGGGGACGTCATTTTCCGGATCGAGGACTTTGCGGACGAGCAGACCCTGGCCGACGTCGGCCTCGGAGACCCACTCGAGCTGACCGGTCTCTATTCAGGCCCAGACCTCACCGAGCGCTCGATCATGGACCCATCGCCCAGCGCGCCGATGGTCATGCTCTATCGCCAAGCCATTCTGTTCGAATGGGTCTCACACGGCGATGTGCCGTTGGACGAATTGGTCGAGCACGTGCTGGTGCACGAGATCGGCCACCATTTCGGCCTCAGCGACGACGATATGGACGCGCTTTCCGAGCAGGCCGACAATTAG
- a CDS encoding J domain-containing protein, giving the protein MSGAFEYKPKFVDIRVKKPSAETAERAPSERACDHVGCRRPGLHPAPKGRDLEGQFWHFCAAHASDYNKRWNYFAGMNEGQWAEYQAREEIGHRPTWTFRSGRLDKHSAAMRGFRAGQSHDPFGMFSEGANTSAPAAAKPRRRLTRLQTLAFEALSLDEGADAATIRAKYAELVKRWHPDSNGGDRGAEEQLQRVIKGYQVLKSAGLV; this is encoded by the coding sequence ATGTCAGGCGCGTTCGAATATAAGCCGAAATTCGTCGATATCCGCGTCAAGAAACCTAGCGCGGAAACGGCGGAGCGCGCGCCGAGCGAGCGCGCCTGTGATCATGTAGGATGCCGCAGGCCTGGACTCCACCCAGCGCCGAAAGGCCGCGACCTTGAAGGCCAGTTTTGGCATTTCTGCGCGGCGCACGCCTCGGACTACAATAAGCGCTGGAATTACTTCGCCGGCATGAACGAAGGCCAGTGGGCTGAGTATCAGGCGCGCGAGGAAATCGGCCATCGCCCAACCTGGACATTCCGCTCCGGCCGGCTCGACAAGCATTCGGCGGCCATGCGCGGCTTCCGCGCCGGCCAAAGCCACGACCCGTTCGGGATGTTCAGCGAAGGCGCCAACACGAGCGCGCCAGCCGCCGCCAAGCCGCGCCGCAGGCTGACCCGCCTCCAAACCTTGGCCTTTGAGGCGCTCTCCCTGGACGAGGGGGCTGACGCAGCGACCATCCGCGCGAAATACGCCGAATTGGTCAAACGCTGGCACCCGGACTCCAACGGCGGCGACCGTGGCGCCGAGGAGCAGCTCCAGCGCGTGATCAAGGGCTATCAGGTGCTCAAATCCGCTGGTCTGGTCTGA
- a CDS encoding BolA family protein, producing MTDTKSHLSRADRIEKLLAAQFAPHEFVLEDDSRKHAGHAGARPGGETHYRLRLVSVAFAGLSRVARQRLVYDALREEFDTGLHALSLDLKTPEEVAGA from the coding sequence TTGACAGACACCAAATCGCATCTTTCGCGCGCCGACCGCATCGAAAAGCTGTTGGCAGCGCAATTCGCGCCACACGAATTCGTGTTGGAGGACGACAGTCGCAAGCACGCCGGGCACGCGGGCGCGCGGCCGGGCGGCGAAACGCATTACCGCCTGCGGCTCGTCTCAGTGGCGTTCGCCGGACTTTCGCGCGTCGCGCGTCAACGCTTGGTGTACGACGCGCTTCGTGAAGAATTCGACACGGGCTTGCACGCGCTCTCGCTCGACCTCAAAACGCCAGAAGAGGTTGCGGGCGCGTAA
- a CDS encoding esterase-like activity of phytase family protein, translating to MWRAWACAAAFALAACSPSAADAPIAEQWRRLDLNVTQIEFGAESVGQLRFRGGLHLQVSPDDVFGGLSGLEVLEDGRLVAITDDGRWFEAQLNLDEAGALVGLSDARIALMRDEDGLPFENKAAGDSEGLAQLPDGRFAVSFEQRPRMLIYDLNRDGPFGAAQRGPRLAETSRLRRNVGLEALAVTSEGALLVGAEGLNRRSTPLWVAPLDASSPAPQRVNYPLSDGFALTSLDHLPDGGFVVLERFYAPIIGARARVTRFAEASLDASGEALPGVELLAEITPPLAVDNFEGVAAVRAPDGGVRLYVVSDDNFSARQRTLLLAFDLVE from the coding sequence ATGTGGCGCGCATGGGCGTGTGCGGCGGCGTTTGCGCTCGCCGCCTGTTCGCCATCCGCCGCGGACGCGCCGATCGCGGAGCAATGGCGCAGGCTCGATCTCAACGTGACGCAGATTGAGTTCGGCGCGGAAAGCGTTGGCCAATTGCGCTTTCGCGGCGGCTTGCATCTGCAAGTCTCGCCAGACGATGTGTTTGGTGGGCTTTCCGGTCTTGAGGTGCTGGAAGATGGCCGGCTTGTAGCGATCACGGATGATGGGCGCTGGTTCGAAGCGCAACTCAATCTGGACGAAGCGGGCGCGCTTGTTGGCTTGAGCGATGCGCGCATTGCTTTGATGCGCGACGAGGATGGCTTGCCGTTCGAGAACAAGGCAGCCGGCGATTCCGAAGGGCTCGCGCAATTGCCCGATGGGCGCTTTGCGGTGAGCTTCGAGCAGCGCCCGCGCATGCTGATTTATGATCTCAATCGCGATGGCCCGTTCGGCGCGGCGCAACGTGGGCCGCGTCTGGCGGAGACGTCGCGCTTGCGCCGCAATGTTGGCCTCGAAGCGCTGGCGGTGACGAGTGAGGGCGCCTTGCTGGTGGGCGCGGAGGGGCTTAACCGCCGCAGCACGCCGCTTTGGGTCGCGCCGCTCGATGCGTCATCGCCCGCGCCGCAGCGCGTCAATTATCCGCTGAGCGATGGCTTTGCGCTGACCAGCCTCGATCATTTGCCGGATGGCGGTTTCGTGGTGCTCGAGCGCTTCTATGCGCCGATCATCGGCGCTCGCGCGCGCGTCACGCGCTTTGCCGAAGCATCGCTCGATGCAAGCGGCGAGGCGCTGCCGGGCGTCGAGCTGTTGGCTGAAATCACACCACCGCTCGCGGTGGATAATTTTGAAGGCGTTGCCGCAGTGCGGGCGCCCGATGGCGGCGTGCGGCTTTATGTCGTTTCCGACGACAATTTCAGCGCGCGCCAACGCACGTTGTTGCTGGCGTTCGATCTGGTGGAGTGA
- a CDS encoding DUF1254 domain-containing protein, with protein MGGEHLRKYVWAVLISAVLTHVAIIYAVPNVLMNVAISRLSDMGLNRWQVAPRVTEQSRTIVRPSPDFAYSACTYDLSRGPLVISAAPWREYWSLSLYADNSDNFFVIDDREAHYGAEITLVQRGRAHPEGAPMVVESPSARGIALIRRLAPTPEEYSAAAQVAREDVCASAASLAATGR; from the coding sequence ATGGGCGGCGAGCATTTACGCAAATACGTTTGGGCGGTGCTGATCAGCGCGGTGCTGACGCATGTCGCGATCATCTATGCGGTCCCGAATGTTCTGATGAACGTCGCGATCTCGCGGCTGAGCGATATGGGACTCAATCGCTGGCAAGTGGCGCCGCGCGTGACTGAACAATCGCGCACCATCGTGCGCCCCTCGCCCGACTTCGCGTACTCGGCCTGCACCTATGATCTGTCGCGCGGGCCGCTTGTGATCAGCGCGGCGCCTTGGCGGGAGTATTGGTCGCTTTCGCTCTATGCCGACAACAGCGACAATTTCTTCGTCATCGACGATCGCGAAGCGCACTACGGCGCGGAGATCACATTGGTGCAACGCGGACGTGCCCATCCCGAGGGCGCACCGATGGTGGTGGAAAGCCCGAGCGCGCGCGGCATCGCTTTGATCCGCCGCCTTGCGCCAACACCAGAAGAATACAGCGCCGCCGCGCAGGTCGCGCGCGAAGACGTGTGTGCGAGTGCGGCCTCGCTCGCCGCTACAGGCCGGTAA
- a CDS encoding MmcB family DNA repair protein, protein MDALPLSRLDTTLALARGVTRLLADHGLVSVLEVPLANGRRADVMALTASGEIWIIETKSCLADFAVDSKWPDYVEYCDRFFFGVTEDFPRDLIPEDVGLIVADGFGGAILRESPTRPLAGARRKAVTLLFARIAAMRLTGL, encoded by the coding sequence ATGGACGCGCTGCCGCTTTCCCGGCTTGACACGACGCTCGCGCTTGCGCGCGGCGTGACGCGTTTGCTTGCCGATCATGGGCTTGTGTCGGTGTTGGAAGTGCCATTGGCCAACGGGCGACGCGCCGATGTAATGGCGCTGACGGCGAGCGGTGAGATCTGGATCATTGAGACGAAATCATGCCTCGCCGATTTCGCCGTTGATTCAAAATGGCCGGATTACGTTGAGTATTGCGATCGCTTTTTCTTTGGCGTCACCGAAGACTTTCCGCGCGATCTCATCCCAGAAGATGTCGGCCTCATCGTCGCTGACGGTTTTGGCGGCGCGATTTTGCGTGAGAGCCCAACGCGTCCGCTCGCAGGCGCGCGGCGCAAAGCGGTGACACTGCTCTTTGCGCGTATCGCGGCGATGCGGCTTACCGGCCTGTAG
- the cobT gene encoding cobaltochelatase subunit CobT: MSHKETPTELFKRVLAQSTRALAGAEEELEVTFGAEGPRLSPGKIVLPHPPRVVSDPEAERIRGQADALALKLAHHDALQHVRNRPQGADARAVFDAVEDMRIQALGANAMKGVSNNLTASLTDQLERKGASRLTDKSSAPLADAVALMVRERLTGLAPPANAKAMVDAWRGDIERDAGAALDKLGAVADDQPAFAKLMKDVLTDLGLGDELTAEESKNDDTTESKADEPPPPQSDDSDGDDEQEQESPADLEMIDGEIDSDTDRTISVDTDMDAEDTQDSEQEEQGEKPIRPRTRDNAEDPNANYKVFTRAHDEQITAEELCDAEELARLRSYLDQQLKPLQSIVGRLANRLQRKLLAQQNRSWSFDLEEGVLDSARLTRVIIDPMSALSFKQEEDMPFKDTVVTLLLDNSGSMRGRPIMVAALCADILARTLERCGVKVEILGFTTRAWKGGRSKEDWLGAGRPPQPGRLNDLRHVIYKSADAPWRRARRNLGLMMREGLLKENIDGEALMWAHDRLIGRQEQRRILMVISDGAPVDDSTLSANPGNYLERHLRTVIQWIETRSPIELIAIGIGHDVTRYYRRAVTITDAEQLGGVMTEKLAELFEEATGVEKVAPRSPREARERTRTMA, from the coding sequence ATGTCCCACAAGGAAACCCCGACGGAGCTGTTCAAGCGCGTGCTGGCGCAGTCGACGCGTGCGTTGGCGGGCGCGGAGGAGGAGCTTGAGGTGACGTTTGGCGCGGAAGGCCCGCGCCTCAGTCCCGGCAAGATCGTTCTGCCGCATCCGCCGCGCGTAGTCTCCGATCCCGAGGCCGAACGCATTCGCGGCCAAGCCGATGCGCTGGCGCTTAAGCTCGCGCACCACGACGCGCTCCAGCACGTGCGCAATCGCCCGCAAGGCGCGGATGCGCGCGCGGTGTTCGATGCGGTCGAAGACATGCGCATTCAGGCGCTGGGCGCGAACGCGATGAAAGGCGTGTCGAACAATCTGACCGCCTCGCTCACCGATCAGCTCGAGCGAAAGGGCGCGTCGCGGCTCACGGATAAATCAAGTGCGCCGCTGGCGGACGCTGTGGCGCTGATGGTGCGCGAGCGGCTGACCGGCTTAGCGCCGCCGGCGAACGCGAAGGCGATGGTGGATGCGTGGCGCGGCGACATCGAGCGCGACGCGGGCGCAGCGCTCGATAAGCTTGGCGCGGTGGCGGACGATCAGCCGGCGTTCGCGAAGCTGATGAAGGACGTGCTCACCGATCTCGGCCTCGGCGACGAGCTCACGGCCGAGGAAAGCAAGAACGACGACACGACCGAGTCGAAGGCCGACGAACCACCGCCGCCGCAAAGCGACGATTCCGACGGCGACGACGAGCAAGAGCAAGAATCGCCTGCGGATCTCGAAATGATCGACGGCGAGATCGATAGCGACACCGATCGCACCATTTCCGTGGACACGGATATGGATGCGGAGGACACGCAGGATTCCGAACAGGAGGAGCAAGGCGAAAAGCCGATCCGGCCGAGGACGCGCGACAATGCCGAAGATCCGAATGCGAACTACAAAGTCTTCACGCGCGCGCATGACGAGCAGATCACGGCTGAAGAGCTATGCGACGCCGAAGAGTTGGCTCGGTTGCGCTCGTATCTCGATCAGCAGCTGAAGCCGCTGCAGAGCATTGTCGGCCGCTTGGCCAATCGCTTGCAGCGCAAATTGCTGGCGCAGCAGAACCGCTCGTGGAGCTTCGATCTGGAAGAGGGCGTGCTGGATAGCGCACGCCTGACGCGTGTGATCATCGATCCGATGTCGGCGCTGTCGTTCAAGCAAGAAGAGGACATGCCGTTCAAGGATACGGTGGTCACGCTGCTTCTCGACAATTCAGGCTCGATGCGTGGCCGCCCGATCATGGTGGCCGCGCTCTGCGCCGATATTCTCGCGCGCACGCTAGAGCGTTGCGGCGTGAAGGTGGAAATCCTCGGCTTCACCACGCGCGCCTGGAAGGGCGGGCGTTCGAAGGAAGATTGGCTGGGCGCCGGCCGGCCGCCGCAGCCGGGCCGACTCAACGATTTGCGCCACGTGATTTACAAAAGCGCGGATGCGCCGTGGCGGCGCGCGCGGCGCAATCTCGGCCTGATGATGCGCGAAGGCCTGCTGAAAGAGAACATCGACGGCGAAGCCTTGATGTGGGCGCATGATCGCTTGATCGGCCGCCAAGAACAGCGCCGCATTTTGATGGTGATCTCCGATGGCGCGCCGGTGGACGACAGCACGCTCTCGGCCAATCCAGGCAATTATCTCGAGCGCCATCTGCGCACCGTGATCCAATGGATCGAAACGCGTTCGCCGATCGAGCTGATCGCCATCGGCATCGGCCACGATGTCACGCGCTATTATCGCCGCGCCGTCACAATCACCGACGCCGAGCAGCTCGGCGGCGTCATGACGGAAAAGCTCGCCGAATTGTTCGAAGAGGCGACGGGGGTCGAGAAGGTTGCGCCGCGCTCGCCACGTGAAGCGCGCGAACGCACCCGGACGATGGCCTGA
- a CDS encoding c-type cytochrome has translation MRKFVISALALAALGACAQQAPAELTEEQIVARGEYLVTAIGGCNDCHTPMTPQGPDMTQSLQGATLGFAPTMPMPWAPVAPPLAGIPSHFTQEQFAAFLQTGVRPDGSRPLPPMPAYRLNDDDARAITAYIATLPVAGEATATTPPGE, from the coding sequence ATGCGTAAGTTTGTGATCAGCGCCTTGGCGCTAGCGGCGTTGGGCGCGTGCGCGCAGCAAGCGCCTGCGGAATTGACCGAAGAGCAGATCGTCGCGCGCGGCGAATATCTCGTGACCGCGATCGGCGGCTGCAACGATTGTCACACGCCGATGACCCCGCAAGGTCCAGACATGACGCAATCCTTGCAAGGCGCGACGCTCGGCTTTGCGCCGACCATGCCGATGCCGTGGGCGCCGGTCGCGCCGCCGCTCGCGGGTATTCCCAGTCACTTCACGCAAGAGCAGTTCGCGGCGTTCTTGCAGACGGGCGTGCGCCCGGATGGTTCGCGTCCGCTGCCGCCGATGCCTGCGTATCGTTTGAACGACGACGATGCGCGCGCGATCACGGCGTATATCGCGACGCTGCCCGTTGCGGGCGAAGCGACGGCGACAACGCCGCCGGGCGAATGA
- a CDS encoding ferritin-like domain-containing protein, whose protein sequence is MADSAAPIRQITKDEVYDAVAPTDFAAMLDMTRHLNRSSAFDKIISATHDHFWDPLDKKYIDFNDDFDADTTDFVPDHMIPALQTDYVTNFFADKPAERIRFKSQMARWQMSAILHGEQGALNLSASLCHVLRDPGAQEYAANQTREEGRHVTAFAKYIIARWGSPLPCGAVLAGLLQEIVHAPEVYKKIIGMQMLVEGLAMGAFATIFKEWNDPLAKKLTQLVMTDEAFHHKFGKIWADRTIPKLSKEEHEIVENWAAHCFQTLLFNLVAPHQMTAIYEQFGLDPQKVMEGFQAVATDEERREHMKEATNIFRVLVKTLWNAGIITDRTAPFYATYVNFEEFKAEGEEMVGDAIADEGIQYLKTINFGINTGALDDVKAAAVAAE, encoded by the coding sequence ATGGCCGATTCCGCCGCTCCAATTCGCCAGATCACCAAAGACGAAGTGTACGACGCGGTCGCGCCGACCGATTTCGCCGCCATGTTGGACATGACGCGGCACCTCAATCGCTCGTCGGCCTTCGACAAGATCATCTCAGCGACCCACGACCATTTCTGGGATCCGCTCGACAAGAAATATATCGATTTCAACGATGATTTCGACGCGGACACCACGGACTTCGTGCCCGATCACATGATCCCGGCGCTGCAGACCGATTACGTAACTAACTTCTTCGCCGACAAGCCGGCCGAGCGCATCCGCTTCAAGAGCCAGATGGCGCGTTGGCAGATGTCGGCGATCCTGCACGGTGAGCAAGGCGCGCTGAATCTTTCGGCCTCGCTCTGCCATGTTCTGCGCGATCCGGGCGCGCAAGAATACGCCGCCAACCAAACGCGCGAAGAAGGCCGTCACGTCACGGCGTTCGCGAAATACATTATCGCCCGTTGGGGTTCGCCGCTGCCGTGCGGCGCAGTCCTTGCCGGCTTGCTGCAAGAGATCGTGCACGCGCCGGAAGTCTATAAGAAGATTATTGGCATGCAGATGCTGGTCGAAGGTCTCGCCATGGGCGCCTTCGCGACGATCTTCAAGGAATGGAACGATCCGCTGGCGAAGAAGCTGACGCAGCTCGTCATGACGGACGAAGCCTTTCACCACAAGTTCGGGAAGATCTGGGCTGACCGCACGATCCCGAAACTGTCGAAGGAAGAGCACGAGATCGTCGAGAACTGGGCCGCGCATTGCTTCCAGACGCTGCTGTTCAATCTCGTCGCGCCGCACCAAATGACGGCGATTTACGAGCAATTCGGCCTCGATCCGCAAAAGGTCATGGAAGGCTTCCAAGCGGTCGCGACCGACGAAGAGCGTCGCGAGCACATGAAGGAAGCGACCAACATCTTCCGCGTGCTGGTGAAGACGCTCTGGAACGCCGGCATCATCACGGATCGCACTGCGCCGTTCTACGCCACCTACGTGAACTTCGAAGAGTTCAAGGCTGAAGGCGAAGAGATGGTCGGCGATGCGATCGCTGACGAAGGCATTCAATATCTGAAGACGATCAATTTCGGCATCAACACCGGCGCGCTCGACGACGTGAAGGCCGCCGCGGTCGCCGCTGAATAA
- the cobS gene encoding cobaltochelatase subunit CobS → MSTADDLLSAKPDKQVSARDFGVDSDMKIPAFSKRTEYVPEVDEAYRFDPQTTLAILAGFAFNRRVMVQGYHGTGKSTHVEQVAARLNWPMVRVNLDSHVSRIDLVGKDAIVLKDGKQITEFREGMLPWALQRPVAICFDEYDAGRPDVMFVIQRVLESSGKLTLLDQNRVITANPFFRLFATTNTIGLGDTTGLYHGTQQINQAQMDRWSVVTVLNYLEHDVEAEIVLAKAPSYNNAEGKRTIMAMVRVADMTRNAFMNGDVSTVMSPRTVITWAQNAEIFGDVGLAFRMTFLNKCDELERPTVAEFYQRAFGADLPEAATRVKVA, encoded by the coding sequence ATGAGCACTGCCGACGATCTCCTTTCCGCAAAGCCCGATAAGCAGGTCTCGGCCCGCGATTTCGGCGTCGATAGCGACATGAAAATCCCGGCCTTTTCGAAGCGCACGGAATATGTGCCCGAGGTGGACGAGGCCTATCGCTTCGACCCGCAAACCACGCTCGCGATCCTCGCCGGCTTTGCCTTCAATCGCCGTGTCATGGTGCAGGGCTATCACGGCACGGGGAAGTCGACGCACGTCGAGCAGGTGGCGGCGCGCCTCAACTGGCCGATGGTGCGCGTGAACCTCGACAGCCACGTCTCCCGTATCGATCTCGTCGGTAAGGACGCGATTGTGCTGAAGGACGGCAAGCAGATCACCGAGTTTCGCGAAGGCATGTTGCCGTGGGCGCTGCAGCGGCCGGTTGCGATCTGCTTCGATGAATATGACGCTGGCCGCCCGGACGTGATGTTCGTGATCCAGCGCGTGCTGGAATCGAGCGGCAAGCTCACGCTGCTCGATCAGAACCGCGTCATCACCGCCAATCCGTTCTTCCGTCTGTTCGCGACCACGAACACGATCGGCTTGGGCGACACGACCGGGCTCTATCACGGCACGCAACAAATCAACCAAGCGCAGATGGACCGTTGGTCTGTCGTCACCGTGCTCAATTATCTCGAGCACGATGTCGAAGCTGAGATCGTGCTGGCGAAGGCGCCGAGCTACAACAATGCCGAAGGCAAGCGCACGATCATGGCGATGGTCCGCGTCGCCGACATGACGCGCAACGCGTTCATGAACGGCGATGTCTCCACCGTCATGAGTCCGCGCACCGTGATCACCTGGGCGCAAAACGCCGAGATCTTCGGCGATGTGGGCCTCGCATTCCGGATGACGTTCCTGAACAAGTGCGATGAATTGGAACGGCCGACCGTGGCGGAGTTCTATCAACGCGCGTTCGGGGCGGATCTGCCGGAGGCGGCGACGCGGGTGAAGGTGGCTTAA
- the thpR gene encoding RNA 2',3'-cyclic phosphodiesterase — MSLRLFAAFDIPDHIAERLLPLQKGIGGAKWRPRENLHVTLRFFGEVAEPVADDIDGELSAIAENHAPFEIALKGAGTFGGADPHALWMGVTASEPLKKLAADCERAARRAKLKPDAHAFKPHVTMAYLNNAPLDRVQSFEQRLALFETPPFRVESFGLYSSFTRKLAPSLYRLEAQYPLRG, encoded by the coding sequence ATGAGTCTTCGTCTTTTCGCCGCCTTCGACATTCCTGACCACATCGCCGAACGCCTTTTGCCGCTGCAGAAGGGCATAGGCGGCGCCAAGTGGCGGCCGCGCGAAAATCTTCACGTCACGCTGCGTTTCTTCGGCGAAGTCGCCGAGCCCGTCGCCGACGATATCGATGGCGAACTCTCGGCGATCGCGGAGAACCATGCGCCGTTCGAGATTGCGCTGAAGGGCGCCGGCACGTTCGGCGGCGCCGATCCGCATGCGTTATGGATGGGCGTGACAGCAAGCGAGCCGTTGAAAAAACTAGCCGCCGATTGTGAGCGTGCGGCGCGGCGGGCGAAGCTCAAACCGGACGCGCACGCGTTCAAGCCGCACGTGACGATGGCGTACCTCAACAATGCGCCGCTCGATCGCGTGCAATCCTTCGAACAGCGCCTTGCCTTATTTGAGACGCCGCCCTTTCGGGTAGAGAGCTTCGGGCTTTATTCGAGCTTCACACGCAAATTGGCGCCGAGCCTTTATAGGCTCGAGGCCCAGTACCCGTTGCGCGGATAA
- a CDS encoding DUF1214 domain-containing protein, translated as MGRIFAWAAAILIGVVLGAASAWGALEIGRTNFAEQYGAWHFNHAAGSTAAGPYSRAVIARDGLLALSAREALYFTIFTDDQGRPLSESCVYEMTGRDLDARWWSVTLYADDSFLAMNNDHAHSVDASRISYSADGYWRTRISPVKGDAINWVSSRAARRGFSLTLRVYNPQRDFRPSADSLPQLTTLSCAGGA; from the coding sequence GTGGGGCGCATATTCGCGTGGGCGGCGGCGATACTGATCGGCGTGGTGCTGGGCGCTGCGAGCGCCTGGGGCGCGCTTGAGATCGGCCGCACCAATTTCGCTGAACAATACGGCGCCTGGCATTTCAATCACGCTGCGGGCTCGACGGCGGCTGGCCCGTATAGCCGTGCTGTGATCGCACGCGACGGCTTGTTGGCGCTGAGCGCGCGCGAGGCGCTCTACTTTACGATTTTCACCGACGACCAAGGCCGCCCGCTCAGCGAAAGCTGCGTCTATGAGATGACTGGCCGCGATCTCGACGCGCGCTGGTGGTCGGTGACGCTTTATGCCGACGATAGCTTCCTGGCGATGAACAACGACCATGCGCATTCGGTCGACGCCTCGCGCATCTCCTACAGCGCCGACGGCTATTGGCGCACGCGCATCTCGCCGGTGAAAGGCGATGCGATCAATTGGGTCTCGTCGCGCGCGGCGCGGCGCGGGTTTTCGCTGACGCTTCGGGTTTACAACCCACAGCGCGATTTCCGGCCCAGCGCTGACTCGCTGCCGCAACTCACTACGCTCTCGTGCGCGGGAGGAGCGTGA